The following proteins are co-located in the Tripterygium wilfordii isolate XIE 37 chromosome 2, ASM1340144v1, whole genome shotgun sequence genome:
- the LOC120011790 gene encoding uncharacterized protein LOC120011790, whose amino-acid sequence MYCRRMQPYASNEKVLVHYFQDSLTGAAQRWFNTLNPSSVSSWEDLAEMFMKQYKYNEEKIPTIYDLQNTTMKNGESFREFAHRWMDLAAQVIPPLSEKDLLNAFIDALQEPYTSNLAGGGHNNLADMIQAGERVERCMKRGTLHYPILDKPDPTKGSKGKKNEVHSVNFDPNPVVYGAPTSEYRPRSNAPRMSSP is encoded by the coding sequence atgtattgtcgacgtatgcagccatatgcaagtaaTGAGAAGGTGTtggtgcattatttccaagatagtctgactggggcagctcaaaggtggttcaatacccttaatccttcgtcgGTATCTTCGTGGGAGGACttagctgaaatgtttatgaaacaATATAAgtataatgaagagaagatccctaccatttacgatctgcagaacacaacaatgaagaatggggaaagcttcagggagtttgctcatcgtTGGATGGATTTGGCAGCTCAGGTAATTCCGCCACTGTCAGAGAAGGACcttttgaatgcttttattgacgcCCTCCAAGAGCCTTATACGTCTAATTTGGCGGGCGGTGGTCATaataacctagctgatatgatacaagcaggagaacgagttgaacgatgtatgaagagaggtacctTGCATTATCCCATCCTTGACAAACCAGACCCAAccaaaggaagtaaaggcaaaaagaatgaagtgcattctgtgaattttgatccaAATCCCGTTGTTTATGGTGCGCCTACTTCAGAATATCgtcctagaagcaatgccccaaggatgtcaagcccatgA
- the LOC119981344 gene encoding uncharacterized protein LOC119981344, translated as MVHLPDAPHSPPYKRPKTSKTVKKRAAPKSSHPPKRSARLHAAIKPSFQKSSGQTFDLSSGSSEIDNDGENQSPTSSLHLLRDEPLESYSVEPLATQFVLPFGFHQRAIKQEKSYHTKLYQGSGSNVPF; from the exons ATGGTACATCTCCCTGATGCACCTCATAGTCCACCATACAAGAGGCCTAAAACTAGCAAAACTGTCAAGAAGAGAGCTGCTCCCAAAAGCTCACATCCACCTAAGAGGTCAGCCCGTCTACATGCTGCCATCAAGCCTTCTTTTCAAAAGTCTTCTGGTCAAACCTTTGACCTTAGTAGTGGTTCTTCCGAGATTGATAATGATGGTGAGAACCAATCACCTACCTCCTCACTTCATCTATTAAGAGATGAGCCTCTGGAGTCTTATAGTGTTGAACCTCTCGCCACGCAATTTGTCTTGCCCTTTGGTTTCCATCAACGAGCAATCAAACAGGAGAAATCATATCATACCAAGCTTTATCAA GGTTCTGGCAGCAATGTTCCATTCTGA